The candidate division KSB1 bacterium genome segment ATGAATTTCCGTTCCAATCTTTTGGTCCTTACAATTTTAAATTAGGCGATTCCATCACCATTGTTTACGTCACGGCAGCCAATGGTATCTCCCGAAAATTAGCAATCGAGAAAGGGCTGGAGTGGCGGGACTGGTATCGGGGTGTGGAAGGCGCAACCTTCGATGATGTAGCAAAGAATGCTTTGCTGGCTACCGGCAGAGATTCATTGTTCCAGACCATCGATCGAGCGTTATGGGCCTGGAATCGCAATCTCGATATTCCTGATCCATTGCCTGCTCCCGATCTCACAGTCAGATCTGGCCCGAATGTCATTTACCTGGAATGGGAAGACCTCTCCAATGAGGGAGACCCCGACACAGGGGTACCCGATCTGGATCACTATGTGATCTATCGGAAGCAGGGTAATTTTCTGGTGGACGAATACAACGAGCTGAGAGCTGATGGTGTTCATCTCTTGTGGGAACCGATTGCCGTGGTGCCCAAGACGCAGCACAGCTATGTCGATTCCAATGTCGTGCGTGGCGAGGCCTATCATTATGCAGTCACCGCGGTCGACAACGGCTCGCAAAATAAAGATGGCCTGTTCCCTGGTCAACCCCTGGAGAGCTCGAGATATGCCAATCGTTCTGAATTGCCTGCTTTTGCCTTTGAACCAGGTAGGGCGGATGCCAAATCCGTTCGCATCGTACCCAATCCTTACATCGTTCGTGCTGGCGAATTCAATTTCACGGGCGACGACAATCGATTGCTGTTCGTCAACCTGCCTGCTTATTGCACGCTCCGCATCTACACAGTCACAGGCGATTTGATCAAGACGATTCAACATACCAGCGGCAGCGCCGATGAAAGCTGGGACCAGGTGACCGAGTCCAATCAATTGATCGCCAGCGGTGTTTACATTTTGCAGATTGATAATGCCAAGGATATTGATCAAAATCCAGTGGCGGGTAGCATCGAAAAATTTGTCATCGTTAGATAGTCTTGAAGCGATCTGTCATTCCGAACGAAGTGAGGAATCTTTTGATGCACGGAATTTTGATCATTACCACTCAGATTTCTCGTCACTTCGTTCCTCGAAATGACACAAATAAAAAATTCTTAAAATGAAAATGTCATTCCGAACGGAGTGAGGAATCTGTTGATGTATCAAATTCTGAGTAATATTATAGCTAGATTTCTCGTCGCTTCGCTTCTCGAAATGACACGATTGAGAAATTGTTAAATTGAACATGTCATTCCGAAAGAAGTGAGGGATCTGTCGATGTATCAAAATCTCAGTAATATCATAGCCAGATTTCTCGTCACTTCGTTCCTCGAAATGACACAAATAAAAAATTCTTAAAATGAAAATGTCATTCCGAACGGAGTGAGGAATCTGTCAGTGCACCAAATGATGATTAGTAGCTTAGCCAGATTTCTCGTCTCCGCCAACTGGCGGATCCTCGAAATGACAATAACTAAAGAATGCAGACAGCACAACTGTCAGGAGGTCTGATATGAATAAATCAGGGAAATTAGTCCCCTTAATCATAATGGTTTTGCTCTTCACTTTGCCAGCGCACGCTGGTGGCGTGAAGAAGATCGCCCAGACGGGCATGAAATGGCTATCCATTCCCGTCGGCGCCAGGGCGACAGCACTGGGCGGTGCTTACACGGCGCTGGTCAACGATGCCAGCTCCATCTTCTGGAATCCAGCAGGCATGGCGCTGGCTGAGGGGCGGCACATCTTTCTGAGCCAGAATCGCTGGATCGCCGATATCACCATCAATGCAGGCGCACTGGTTTACAATGCGGATGACTGGGGTGTCTTCGGCGCCAGCTTCTCGGCTGTGGATTGGGGTACCATTCACGGCACCCAGCGAGCTTCTACGGCCACAGGATTTGTGGAAACTGGCGATTTCTCGCCGACCGATTGGGCGCTGGGCGTCAGCTATGCCCGTCGCATGTCAACCCAGTTTTCCTTCGGCGCCAATGTCAAGTTTGTTCATGAAAAATTGGGCGAAACGCTGGAAGGCACCTTTGACAGTCCCAGAACATTTTCGGCAGAGATGAGCCTGGTGGCGTTTGATATCGGGACCCTGTATTACACGGGCTTCAAAGACCTGCGCTTCGGCATGAGCCTGCAGAATTTTTCGCAAGAAAAAGCCTATCGTGCCGAGTCGTTCCCCCTGCCGTTGACATTCAAGTTCGGTCTGGCCATGAATGTCTTCAATCTGTGGATGGACCAGCAGGATCACAATCTTACCGTAGCCATCGATGCCCTCCATCCTCGGGATTATTCAGAACGGCTCCATTTCGGCTGCGAGTATAGCTTCAAAAATATCCTTTTCCTCAGAGGGGGGTATAAGACCAATTACGATGAGGAGGATTTGGCATTTGGAGCAGGCTTGCTATTCAACATTAGTGGCATGGGCGTCGGCTTAGATTACAGCTATCTCCAATTCAAAAATTTCGATGCCGTGCATACGTTCTCGTTTGATTTTAAATTTTGAGCTTTTGACAGGATCAACAGGATTGACTGGATAAAATTAATCAAACATCCCCCTAAATCCCCTACAATACGGATACTTCCTTTGGTCGCTTCAAAGGGGGACTTGATAGAGGCATTCCCCCCTTTGAAGGGGGGCCAGGGGGGATGTCAATTTGATGGAGTTCAGAACCGTAATTCAGTCATTCCTGTCCACACAATAATTAGGCTTGATTATTCAAAATTAATTGAATGAAATGGAGGATTGACAAATGAAATACAAATTTTTGTCGGTCATACTCGGCCTGCCTCTCCTGGCCTGGTTGATTTTTGTCGCCTGTGAGGCGCCGAATCAACCGACATTCACGGCAGCAAATGATCCCAACCCGACAGGATTGCCTGCGGCGCAGCTCACCTCCATCAATCCTACCGAAGGGTATCTCAAAGATATTGTCACGATCACTGGAAGCGGTTTCAATCCAACGCCTGCGTTCAACCTGGTGGCGTTTGGCAAAAAAACAGGAACAATCATCTCAGCCAGTCCTACTGAATTGGTCGTTCAGACGCCAAACATCGCTGATGCAACCGTGCCCGTCAAGGTCGCCATCAAAGGCTCGGAGTTCTGGAGCAATGCATTGGAATTTACCTTCAAACCGACCCTGGCAGTGATCGACGAGGAGATCGTCTGGCCCAACGGTGTTGATGTGGATAACGAGGGAAATGTCTATGTCGGCTCCGCTGCTGACCATATCATTTATAAAATTAGCCCTGACGGCGTCAAAACAGAGTTTGTTACAGATATTCCAATCAGCGGGGCAATTCGATTCGGCGCTCAAAATTATCTGTACGTCTGCCTCCATCACGACAGCAAAATCGTGCGCATCTCTCCTGATGGCTCATCCATCGAAGATGTTGTGGAAGTGCCCG includes the following:
- a CDS encoding PorV/PorQ family protein gives rise to the protein MNKSGKLVPLIIMVLLFTLPAHAGGVKKIAQTGMKWLSIPVGARATALGGAYTALVNDASSIFWNPAGMALAEGRHIFLSQNRWIADITINAGALVYNADDWGVFGASFSAVDWGTIHGTQRASTATGFVETGDFSPTDWALGVSYARRMSTQFSFGANVKFVHEKLGETLEGTFDSPRTFSAEMSLVAFDIGTLYYTGFKDLRFGMSLQNFSQEKAYRAESFPLPLTFKFGLAMNVFNLWMDQQDHNLTVAIDALHPRDYSERLHFGCEYSFKNILFLRGGYKTNYDEEDLAFGAGLLFNISGMGVGLDYSYLQFKNFDAVHTFSFDFKF
- a CDS encoding IPT/TIG domain-containing protein is translated as MKYKFLSVILGLPLLAWLIFVACEAPNQPTFTAANDPNPTGLPAAQLTSINPTEGYLKDIVTITGSGFNPTPAFNLVAFGKKTGTIISASPTELVVQTPNIADATVPVKVAIKGSEFWSNALEFTFKPTLAVIDEEIVWPNGVDVDNEGNVYVGSAADHIIYKISPDGVKTEFVTDIPISGAIRFGAQNYLYVCLHHDSKIVRISPDGSSIEDVVEVPDPVYFDWDANGNMYICANDSGIVRLDKSGALTAVADLSTPKSCRVFGDHLYVTNIWDGQIVRFEITADGLSNEEIVYEGTAPVGIEFDVEGTMYFTEAWETSLYTKKQDGTEEVLYEGELLTPMRYITFNKKTMYIVYPGWGDVGTVMKAYIGVEQAPRY